A single window of Anopheles moucheti chromosome 2, idAnoMoucSN_F20_07, whole genome shotgun sequence DNA harbors:
- the LOC128296722 gene encoding coiled-coil domain-containing protein 22 homolog, giving the protein MDDIDNIILHSLRQIDCDLDEDIQGLEQFTPSILVRTVSKCLLLIDPSLDLPHTLPPGMAQRFTVTARLAEACSTVGYRRDIGYQTFLYPNVAEVRRVFMFLIEQLPKDTTDASDPEAPFDRVTDLENRILESMRQQLRGSWRTDPSPLDLRNSSLGWPNRSRTNIPFVTQSDVTAEIKEYWLRRSGFWEEDKDEVDRQLPEAAISAEESILKLQAYYAEHKSKSPLTEELEQQELPSSFDQLDTLQQEIAKINTAIEETKREQRDLQSKREVAGQSGKALETVTEKLKEEKKIKERTHILLENPEVNVAKLESIIAAAGEKMKKLQSQWESHRAPLMATLQEHQAKNSDHVSKSQKVVDQIESARHKSEEVIVDLQTKSALHARLVQEYERMGKTVSRTAYTSRILEIVGNIRKQKTDIDKILHDTRSLQKEINSITGQLDRQFTVTDDLIFRNAKRDEYCKRAYILLVALHNECSELIALVQDTGTVKREVRELEDQIEHEKDRNVATNLSQIEQDLEEMQQESRRLEEAICQMEMSTASNGMK; this is encoded by the exons ATGGATGACATCGACAATATTATTCTGCACTCATTGCGTCAGATCGATTG tGATCTGGACGAAGATATACAGGGATTGGAACAGTTTACGCCTTCTATATTAGTTCGAACCGTTTCCAAATGTTTGCTGCTAATCGATCCTTCCCTGGATCTGCCGCATACACTTCCGCCCGGAATGGCACAAAGGTTCACCGTTACTGCACGGCTAGCGGAAGCTTGCTCG ACCGTGGGATATCGGCGAGATATTGGCTACCAAACGTTCCTGTACCCGAATGTGGCCGAAGTGCGACGTGTGTTCATGTTTCTTATCGAACAACTGCCCAAAGACACAACCGATGCGtcggatccggaggcaccatTCGATCGGGTGACGGATTTGGAAAATCGTATCTTGGAAAGCATGCGCCAGCAGTTGCGGGGTTCTTGGCGTACCGATCCGTCCCCGTTAGATCTCCGAAATTCGTCCCTGGGTTGGCCAAACCGTAGCCGTACTAACATTCCCTTCGTAACGCAAAGCGACGTTACGGCCG AAATTAAGGAATACTGGTTACGTCGTAGTGGATTTTGGGAGGAGGACAAAGATGAAGTAGATCGACAGCTGCCGGAAGCTGCTATAAGTGCTGAGGAGTCTATTTTAAAGCTACAAGCCTACTACGCGGAACATAAATCGAAATCTCCACTGACGGAAGAGTTGGAACAACAAGAATTGCCCAGCAGTTTCGATCAGCTTGATACACTCCAGCAAGAAATTGCTAAAATTAATACGGCCATTGAAGAGACTAAGCGCGAACAGCGAGATCTCCAGTCGAAACGCGAGGTTGCCGGTCAGAGCGGGAAAGCCTTGGAAACGGTAACAGAAAAAttgaaggaggaaaaaaagatcaaaGAACGAACGCACATTCTGTTGGAGAATCCGGAGGTAAATGTGGCCAAATTGGAGTCAATTATTGCCGCCGCCGGTGAGAAGATGAAAAAGTTGCAAAGCCAATGGGAATCACATCGTGCACCGTTGATGGCCACGCTGCAGGAACATCAAGCCAAAAATTCGGACCATGTC AGTAAATCTCAAAAAGTGGTCGATCAGATTGAATCCGCTCGGCACAAATCGGAGGAAGTCATCGTGGATCTGCAAACGAAGAGCGCTCTTCATGCGCGATTAGTGCAGGAGTATGAGAGGATGGGTAAAACCGTCAGTCGCACGGCATACACGAGCCGTATTCTGGAGATTGTCGGTAATATTCGCAAGCAGAAGACGGACATTGACAAAATTCTACACGATACGCGCAGTCTGCAGAAGGAAATCAATTCGATCACTGGACAACTCGATCGTCAGTTTACCGTAACGGATGATCTGATCTTTCGGAATGCAAAGCGGGATGAGTACTGCAAGCGTGCCTACATTTTGCTCGTTGCTCTGCATAACGAGTGTAGCGAACTGATCGCACTGGTACAAGACACCGGCACCGTCAAGCGGGAAGTACGTGAGCTGGAAGATCAAATCGAGCACGAAAAGGATCGAAACGTTGCAACGAATTTGTCTCAGATCGAGCAAGATTTGGAGGAAATGCAACAGGAAAGTCGACGGCTGGAGGAAGCCATATGCCAGATGGAAATGTCCACGGCATCGAACGGGATGAAGTAA
- the LOC128297396 gene encoding 60S ribosomal protein L39, which produces MASHKTFRIKQKLAKKLKQNRPIPQWIRMRTGNTIRYNAKRRHWRRTKLKL; this is translated from the exons ATG GCGTCTCATAAAACGTTCCGCATCAAGCAAAAGCTTGCCAAGAAGCTAAAGCAAAATAGACCCATTCCGCAATGGATTCGTATGCGCACGGGTAACACCATCCG GTACAACGCCAAGCGCCGTCACTGGAGACGCACCAAGCTGAAGCTGTAA
- the LOC128299317 gene encoding anaphase-promoting complex subunit 10 translates to MSVKMGANVCPITEERSGTVREVGGQAVWSLSSCKPGFGVDQLRDNSMETYWQSDGQLPHLVNIQFHRKTTVSQIYIYSDYKLDESYTPSRISIRCGMHFNDLQEVEVVDLCEPSGWVCIPIKECEDMPMCTFMIQIAVISNHQNGRDTHMRQIRIHSPTEGSQYPLEHHGKFSSLEFSQFRTIR, encoded by the exons ATGAGTGTTAAAATGGGAGCAAATGTGTGCCCGATTACCGAGGAACGGTCGGGCACAGTGCGCGAAGTTGGTGGGCAAGCCGTCTGGAGCCTTTCATCGTGTAAACCAG GATTTGGCGTCGATCAGCTGCGGGACAATTCGATGGAAACGTACTGGCAATCGGACGGACAGCTACCGCATCTGGTAAACATTCAATTTCATCGCAAAACAACGGTCAGTCAGATTTACATCTACTCCGATTACAAGCTGGACGAAAGTTACACACCGAGCCGGATATCGATCCGCTGTGGTATGCACTTTAACGATCTGCAGGAAGTGGAGGTGGTCGATCTCTGTGAACCATCCGGTTGGGTTTGCATTCCGATCAAGGAGTGTGAGGACATGCCTATGTGCACATTCATGATACAGATAGCTGTGATTAGCAATCATCAGAACGGTAGGGATACGCATATGCGCCAGATACGGATCCACTCGCCAACAGAAGGCTCACAGTACCCGCTGGAACATCACGGAAAGTTTAGCTCGTTAGAATTTTCACAGTTTCGCACGATACGTTAG
- the LOC128299316 gene encoding probable transaldolase, producing the protein MSSAEPQTKKSKMASSLEQLKQLTTIVADTGDFEAMKTYKPTDATTNPSLILSAAGMEQYQHLIDKAIKHGQKAGTSMEEKVSEAADMLFVLFGCEILKLVPGRVSTEIDARLSFNKEASIAKALKLIALYEELGVKRDRVLIKLASTWEGIQAASVLEKEHNIHCNLTLLFSFAQAVACAEAGVTLISPFVGRILDWYVSNTDQKAFEPEQDPGVISVTKIYNYYKKFGYKTVVMGASFRNVGEIMALAGCDLLTISPKLLGDLEKSVEPVKPYLDADKAKSVPLEKINLDEATFRWMLNEDQMSTDKLSDGIRKFAADGRKLETMLRGLLQAAE; encoded by the exons ATGAGCAGTGCTGAACCGCAGACGAAGAAATCGAAAATGGCTTCAAGTTTGGAACAGCTGAAACAGCTCACCACGATCGTGGCCGACACCGGTGACTTCGAAG CGATGAAAACGTACAAGCCCACCGATGCGACGACGAATCCGTCGCTGATTTTGTCTGCGGCCGGCATGGAACAGTATCAGCATCTGATCGATAAAGCCATCAAGCACGGACAAAAGGCGGGAAC CTCCATGGAGGAAAAGGTTTCCGAAGCAGCGGATATGCTGTTCGTGCTGTTTGGTTGCGAAATTCTGAAGCTGGTACCGGGTCGTGTATCGACCGAAATTGATGCACGGCTTTCCTTCAACAAGGAAGCTTCCATCGCGAAGGCACTGAAGCTGATCGCACTGTACGAAGAGCTCGGTGTGAAACGTGATCGCGTGCTGATCAAGTTGGCCTCCACTTGGGAGGGAATACAGGCGGCGAGCGTGCTGGAGAAGGAGCACAACATTCACTGCAACCTGACACTGCTGTTCTCGTTTGCCCAGGCCGTTGCCTGCGCGGAAGCGGGCGTCACATTGATTTCACCGTTCGTGGGCCGCATTCTCGACTGGTACGTGTCCAACACCGATCAGAAAGCGTTCGAGCCCGAGCAGGACCCGGGCGTCATTTCGGTGACAAAGATCTACAATTACTACAAAAAGTTCGGCTACAAAACCGTCGTGATGGGTGCTTCGTTCCGGAATGTAGGTGAAATTATGGCACTGGCTGGGTGCGATCTGCTCACGATTAGCCCGAAACTGTTGGGCGATTTGGAGAAGAGTGTCGAACCAGTCAAACCCTATCTCGACGCGGACAAAGCCAAATCGGTGCCGTTGGAAAAGATCAACTTGGATGAGGCAACGTTCCGTTGGATGTTGAACGAGGATCAGATGTCTACCGATAAGCTGTCGGACGGTATTCGTAAGTTTGCTGCCGATGGCCGCAAGCTGGAAACGATGCTGCGTGGCCTATTGCAGGCGGCTGAGTAA